The proteins below come from a single Phorcysia thermohydrogeniphila genomic window:
- the rimO gene encoding 30S ribosomal protein S12 methylthiotransferase RimO, translated as MKKKVAVISLGCPKNWVDTENIVGLLKSTGDVVFVGDLKEADIIIINTCGFIQPAKEESIDEILTAIEEKKEDPEKRVIVAGCLYQRYKEELKKELPEVDAFLGIDEIERSVEKILNRKFAAAKPYLLREVLTPKHLAYLKISEGCSNACAYCAIPLIRGPLRSRPIEELVEEAKILADKGVKELYVIAQDTTAYLHDRNEREGFVKLLKKLEKVEGIRWIRLMYTYPSHITDSLIDLIADSEKIVKYIDVPLQHINDKVLASMGRKYTRRYAEELIEKLRKRIPGIAIRTTFIVGFPTEGEKEFEELHSFIKDVEFDWAGFFKYSREEGTAAYRLGDLPEELKESRLNLLEETQFWIYEKKHRELVGKGFELIVDGKSEEMPGFVEARSYRNAYEIDGIIYLKGHFRPGEIVKAVVTDLASNVDLIAEPIGDRDKASERRGKRGTPEDRGRVNGERAV; from the coding sequence TTGAAGAAAAAGGTTGCGGTCATAAGCTTGGGATGTCCCAAGAACTGGGTTGATACTGAAAACATTGTAGGTCTCCTTAAAAGTACGGGAGATGTTGTTTTCGTTGGGGACTTAAAGGAGGCCGACATAATAATTATCAATACGTGCGGCTTTATCCAGCCAGCCAAAGAGGAGTCCATAGACGAAATCCTTACGGCGATTGAGGAGAAGAAAGAAGACCCCGAAAAAAGGGTTATAGTCGCTGGCTGTCTCTACCAGAGGTACAAGGAGGAGCTAAAAAAAGAGCTCCCTGAGGTTGACGCTTTCTTAGGCATTGATGAGATAGAAAGAAGCGTTGAAAAAATACTCAACAGGAAATTTGCTGCCGCGAAGCCTTACCTCTTAAGGGAGGTTCTTACCCCTAAGCACCTTGCCTACCTCAAAATTTCTGAGGGGTGTTCAAACGCCTGTGCTTACTGTGCCATTCCTCTTATTAGAGGACCTTTAAGGAGCAGGCCTATTGAAGAACTTGTGGAGGAAGCCAAGATTCTGGCAGATAAAGGGGTAAAGGAGCTCTACGTCATAGCTCAGGACACTACGGCCTACCTCCACGATAGAAACGAGAGGGAAGGGTTCGTTAAACTCCTAAAGAAACTGGAAAAGGTAGAAGGCATAAGGTGGATACGGCTTATGTACACCTACCCTTCTCACATAACTGACTCTCTCATTGACCTGATTGCAGACTCAGAGAAAATCGTTAAGTACATTGACGTTCCCCTCCAGCACATAAACGATAAAGTTCTTGCCTCAATGGGCAGGAAATACACAAGGCGTTACGCTGAAGAACTGATAGAGAAGCTCCGCAAGAGAATTCCGGGGATAGCTATCAGGACCACCTTCATAGTCGGTTTCCCTACCGAAGGTGAAAAAGAATTTGAAGAGCTCCACTCCTTTATAAAAGACGTGGAATTTGACTGGGCGGGCTTTTTCAAGTACTCCCGTGAGGAAGGAACTGCAGCTTACAGGCTCGGAGACCTTCCAGAAGAACTGAAAGAGTCAAGGCTTAACCTCTTAGAGGAGACTCAGTTCTGGATATACGAGAAAAAGCACAGAGAGCTTGTGGGAAAAGGGTTTGAACTAATAGTTGACGGAAAGAGTGAGGAGATGCCGGGATTTGTAGAGGCAAGGAGCTACAGGAACGCCTATGAGATAGATGGAATCATATATTTAAAAGGACATTTCCGTCCCGGCGAAATAGTAAAAGCAGTTGTAACGGATCTTGCAAGTAACGTTGACCTCATCGCGGAGCCAATAGGTGATAGAGATAAGGCCTCTGAGCGAAGAGGAAAAAGAGGAACTCCAGAGGACAGGGGTAGAGTAAATGGAGAGAGAGCAGTTTAA
- the thrB gene encoding homoserine kinase, translated as MKFKVSVPASTSNLGPGFDALGLALTLYNDFIVEPSDFYSVEIEGEGAEELPKDETNLFLRAYRSTMEYLGLNRPIKVKLVNRIPLGRGLGSSATAIVGGILAAEKISGKELSLPEVIDVAFKFEPHPDNVLPAYTGGFVVAATNGDLSYIKLDWPEELKVIIVVPELFLSTEESRSVLPEKYDRKDVIFNIQRVSLLLGALQKKDFGLLKEAVKDRVHQPYRCDLIPSFWEILSEGYKAGAYAVYLSGAGSCIGALADKNFDEIGKAMCNVFDSLGIESRYLILDVDREGARIEEELDG; from the coding sequence ATGAAGTTTAAAGTTTCTGTTCCTGCGTCTACAAGTAACCTCGGTCCGGGGTTTGATGCCTTAGGGCTTGCCCTTACCCTCTATAACGACTTTATCGTTGAGCCTTCTGATTTTTACTCGGTTGAGATAGAGGGAGAAGGAGCTGAGGAGCTCCCAAAAGACGAGACCAACCTCTTCTTAAGAGCCTACAGGAGCACTATGGAGTACTTAGGTTTAAATCGGCCCATAAAAGTTAAGCTCGTCAACAGGATTCCCTTAGGAAGGGGACTTGGGAGCTCTGCAACAGCAATCGTTGGAGGGATACTGGCTGCGGAGAAGATATCGGGGAAGGAGCTCTCTCTCCCAGAGGTAATTGACGTTGCCTTTAAGTTTGAGCCCCATCCGGACAACGTTCTCCCGGCATACACCGGAGGCTTTGTAGTTGCTGCAACAAACGGAGACCTTTCCTACATAAAGCTTGACTGGCCAGAAGAGTTAAAAGTTATCATTGTAGTTCCAGAGCTCTTCCTCTCAACTGAGGAATCCCGCTCCGTCCTTCCAGAAAAGTACGACAGAAAAGACGTTATCTTTAACATCCAGAGGGTTTCTCTTCTCCTTGGAGCTCTCCAGAAGAAAGACTTTGGACTCTTAAAAGAGGCCGTTAAGGACAGGGTTCACCAGCCCTACCGCTGTGACCTCATTCCCTCCTTCTGGGAGATTCTTTCAGAAGGTTACAAGGCAGGAGCTTACGCCGTTTACCTTTCAGGTGCAGGAAGCTGTATAGGAGCTTTAGCAGACAAGAACTTTGACGAAATCGGAAAGGCCATGTGCAACGTCTTTGACTCCCTCGGCATAGAGTCCCGCTACCTTATCCTTGACGTTGACAGGGAGGGTGCGAGAATAGAAGAGGAATTGGATGGGTAA
- a CDS encoding lysophospholipid acyltransferase family protein yields MEALTANYPWVKKKVAYWVWLHSVARFIATFCRLKVYGRENIPATGSVLLVANHRSYLDPPLVAFAVKKRPVFFMAKAELFETPLLSTLIKHWGNAFPVKRGKVDLKALKTALEVLGKGELVCIFPEGQRAPAGKFLRPKWGAGMVALKAKVPVVPCLIEGSEKVIGKEKLFSGLPDVTIKFGKPFRIDLEDKKENYQKAADILMERIKELKA; encoded by the coding sequence ATGGAAGCTCTCACCGCAAACTATCCTTGGGTTAAGAAAAAAGTTGCTTACTGGGTCTGGCTTCATAGCGTTGCAAGGTTTATAGCAACTTTCTGTAGGCTGAAAGTCTATGGAAGAGAAAATATACCAGCTACTGGAAGCGTCCTTCTTGTAGCTAACCACAGGAGCTACCTTGACCCTCCCCTTGTGGCCTTTGCTGTTAAAAAAAGGCCCGTTTTCTTTATGGCAAAGGCGGAGCTCTTTGAGACTCCACTACTTTCAACTCTTATAAAGCACTGGGGAAACGCTTTTCCTGTAAAGAGGGGTAAAGTTGACCTAAAAGCTTTAAAAACCGCCTTAGAAGTGCTTGGAAAAGGGGAGCTCGTATGTATCTTTCCGGAAGGGCAGAGAGCTCCAGCGGGCAAATTTTTAAGGCCTAAGTGGGGGGCAGGGATGGTAGCTTTAAAGGCAAAGGTTCCTGTAGTTCCCTGCCTTATAGAAGGAAGCGAGAAAGTGATAGGAAAAGAGAAACTTTTTTCAGGTCTTCCGGATGTTACGATAAAGTTTGGGAAGCCTTTCCGCATAGATTTAGAGGACAAGAAGGAGAACTACCAGAAGGCGGCTGATATACTTATGGAAAGGATAAAGGAGCTAAAGGCGTGA
- a CDS encoding homocysteine biosynthesis protein: MEREQFKVVKTYEEINEKIRRGEAVVVTAEEMIEIVEELGVVKAAEEIDIVTTGTFGAMCSSGAFLNVGHTKPRMKMEEIYLNGVPAYGGLAAVDLYIGATALPENDPRNEVYPGRFEYGGAHVIEELIAGEDIELEAYAYGTDCYPRREIKKLINIKNINEAILCNPRNAYQNYNVAVNRSSRTIYTYMGTLKPNLGNATYSSAGQLSPLLNDPFFETIGIGTKIFLGGGIGYIAFHGTQHAPFGVKRSKKGQPMSGSGTIMTVGDMKQMSTDFIKAASFLGYGVSLFVGIGIPIPILNERIAYYTSVRDDEIFAPVVDYSVDYPSGNIKPIKYVSYGELRRGFIEVEGKKVPTSPLSSYYKAREIANILKEWIKSGEFEITKPVGKLPAPEPDVVIEYDDRKE; encoded by the coding sequence ATGGAGAGAGAGCAGTTTAAGGTAGTAAAGACCTACGAGGAGATAAACGAGAAGATAAGGAGAGGTGAGGCGGTAGTTGTTACCGCCGAGGAGATGATAGAGATAGTTGAAGAGCTCGGGGTTGTTAAGGCGGCTGAAGAGATTGACATTGTAACGACTGGAACCTTTGGAGCAATGTGTTCTTCTGGAGCTTTCCTCAACGTCGGCCATACGAAACCAAGAATGAAGATGGAGGAAATTTACCTTAACGGAGTTCCTGCATACGGAGGACTTGCCGCCGTTGACCTCTACATCGGTGCAACAGCTCTACCGGAGAACGACCCGAGGAACGAGGTTTACCCCGGAAGGTTTGAGTACGGTGGAGCTCACGTTATTGAAGAACTCATAGCCGGTGAGGACATAGAGCTTGAGGCCTACGCTTACGGGACGGACTGTTATCCAAGGAGGGAGATAAAGAAGCTTATTAACATAAAGAACATAAACGAGGCAATCCTTTGTAATCCGAGAAACGCCTATCAGAACTACAACGTGGCAGTTAACAGGTCCTCCCGCACTATTTACACCTATATGGGAACTTTAAAACCCAACCTCGGGAATGCCACTTACTCCAGTGCGGGACAGCTAAGCCCCCTCTTAAACGACCCATTCTTTGAGACTATAGGAATTGGAACGAAGATATTCTTAGGGGGCGGCATTGGTTATATAGCTTTCCACGGAACGCAACACGCTCCCTTTGGGGTAAAGAGAAGTAAGAAAGGTCAACCTATGTCAGGTTCTGGAACGATTATGACAGTTGGTGATATGAAGCAGATGTCAACGGACTTTATAAAGGCAGCTTCCTTCTTGGGCTACGGCGTTTCTCTCTTTGTTGGTATAGGAATTCCGATACCTATTCTCAACGAAAGGATTGCCTACTACACGTCTGTGAGAGACGATGAAATCTTTGCTCCGGTTGTAGACTACTCTGTGGACTATCCTTCAGGAAACATCAAGCCGATAAAGTACGTGAGTTACGGGGAGCTCCGCAGGGGCTTCATAGAGGTTGAGGGTAAGAAAGTTCCTACGTCTCCTCTCTCTTCTTACTATAAGGCGAGGGAGATAGCCAACATCCTTAAAGAGTGGATAAAGAGCGGAGAGTTTGAGATAACTAAGCCCGTAGGAAAACTACCCGCTCCCGAACCCGACGTTGTGATTGAGTACGACGATAGGAAGGAGTAA
- the rsmH gene encoding 16S rRNA (cytosine(1402)-N(4))-methyltransferase RsmH, whose protein sequence is MEIYHPPVMLKEAIEYLKAEEGGIFVDATLGGGGHTEAILKANPKNRVIAIDRDEEAIERALKRLEPFGNRISIYHANFSQIGEVLESEGVEKVNGVLFDLGVSHFHLRGERGFTVWKEQPLDMRMDRRQKLTAKDVVNELSEKELAEIIFKYGEERFARKIAKEIVRKRKIKPIETTTELAKIVEDVIPKKLWAGKKKHPAIKTFQAIRIYVNKEFEEIEQGIPAAAEHLSCGGRIVVITFHSLEDRLVKNILRSLEGFKVITKKPLEPTEEELKENPAARSAKLRAVEKGTE, encoded by the coding sequence ATGGAGATTTACCACCCACCGGTAATGCTCAAAGAAGCTATTGAATACTTAAAGGCAGAAGAGGGCGGAATTTTCGTTGACGCCACCCTTGGCGGAGGAGGCCACACAGAAGCTATCCTCAAAGCAAACCCAAAAAACAGAGTCATCGCCATAGATAGGGACGAAGAGGCCATAGAGAGAGCTCTTAAAAGACTTGAACCCTTCGGGAATAGGATTTCCATCTACCACGCCAACTTCTCACAGATAGGCGAGGTTCTTGAATCTGAGGGAGTTGAGAAAGTTAACGGAGTTCTCTTTGACCTTGGCGTTTCCCACTTCCACCTTAGAGGAGAAAGGGGCTTTACCGTCTGGAAGGAACAACCCCTTGATATGAGGATGGACAGGAGACAGAAGTTAACCGCTAAGGATGTTGTTAACGAACTGTCAGAAAAAGAGCTTGCAGAGATAATCTTTAAGTATGGAGAAGAACGTTTTGCAAGGAAAATTGCAAAAGAGATAGTTAGAAAGAGGAAGATAAAACCCATTGAGACAACGACGGAACTTGCAAAAATTGTAGAGGATGTAATCCCAAAGAAACTCTGGGCTGGAAAGAAAAAACACCCGGCGATAAAGACATTTCAGGCGATAAGAATCTACGTGAATAAAGAGTTTGAGGAAATAGAACAGGGAATACCCGCCGCAGCAGAGCACTTATCCTGCGGGGGCAGGATAGTCGTCATAACGTTTCATTCGCTTGAGGACAGGCTCGTTAAGAACATCTTAAGAAGCCTTGAGGGCTTTAAGGTAATAACCAAAAAACCCCTTGAACCGACAGAAGAAGAGCTAAAAGAAAACCCCGCAGCCCGGAGCGCAAAACTAAGAGCTGTTGAAAAGGGAACAGAATAA